The Xiphias gladius isolate SHS-SW01 ecotype Sanya breed wild chromosome 9, ASM1685928v1, whole genome shotgun sequence genome window below encodes:
- the arl3b gene encoding ADP-ribosylation factor-like protein 3 — protein MGLLSILRKLKSTPDQEVRILLLGLDNGGKTTLLKQLASEDISHITPTQGFNIKSVQSQGFKLNVWDIGGQRKIRPYWRNYFENTDVLIYVIDSADRKRFEETGQELAELLDEEKLSGVPVLIFANKQDLLTAAPASEIAEGLNLHTIRDRMWQIQSCSALTGEGIQEGMNWVCKSVNSKKK, from the exons ATG GGATTGCTGTCCATCCTGCGTAAGCTAAAGAGCACACCAGACCAGGAGGTTAGGATACTGCTACTGGGTCTGGACAACGGTGGGAAGACCACCCTGCTCAAACAGCTGGCATCCGAGGACATCAGCCACATCACCCCGACACAG GGATTCAACATTAAGAGCGTCCAGTCTCAGGGTTTTAAACTAAATGTCTGGGACATCGGAGGCCAGAGGAAGATAAGGCCGTACTGGAGAAACTACTTTGAGAACACTGATGTGCTG ATTTATGTCATCGACAGTGCTGACAGAAAGAGGTTTGAGGAAACAGGTCAG gagCTGGCTGAGTTGTTGGATGAAGAGAAGTTGAGCGGCGTTCCTGTTCTGATCTTTGCAAACAAACAGGACCTGCTCACAGCCGCCCCGGCCTCCGAGATCGCCGAGGGCCTCAATCTGCATACCATCCGGGATCGCATGTGGCAGATCCAGTCTTGCTCCGCCCTCACTGGTGAGGGGATTCAG GAGGGCATGAATTGGGTGTGTAAGAGCGTCAACTCCAAGAAAAAATAG
- the sfxn2 gene encoding sideroflexin-2: MALSSFDIDAPRWDQSTFMGRLKHFFNITDCRTALLPDSRLDEAKALVESCRAGSIPPGTTEEQLCYAKKLYDSAFHPDTGDRMNLIGRMSFQVPGGMAITGFMLQFYRTVPAVVFWQWVNQSFNALVNYTNRNAASPITTKQIGVAYVTATSTALATAVGLNLYTKKAPPLVARWVPFAAVAAANCVNIPMMRQQEILNGIAVTDENGNKLGHSTKAAVKGIAQVVISRITMAAPGMIVLPIIMQRLEKYKFMQRITYLHGPIQVMMVGVFLIFMVPAACSLFPQRCSIAVSKLEPELRDSIRSQYGDSVQQVYFNKGL, from the exons ATGGCTTTGAGCTCATTCGACATAGATGCGCCACGATGGGACCAGTCTACGTTTATGGGCCGACTGAAACACTTCTTCAACATCACCGACTGTCGAACTGCGCTCTTACCCGACTCGCGCTTGGATGAGGCCAAAGCTTTGGTAGAGAGCTGCAG GGCAGGGTCCATCCCCCCCGGCACTACAGAGGAGCAGCTCTGCTATGCTAAGAAGCTGTACGACTCGGCCTTCCACCCAGACACGGGAGACCGCATGAACCTCATCGGCCGTATGTCCTTCCAGGTGCCCGGAGGCATGGCCATCACCGGCTTCATGCTGCAGTTCTACAG GACAGTTCCTGCTGTGGTGTTCTGGCAGTGGGTGAATCAGTCCTTCAACGCTCTGGTCAACTACACAAACCGTAACGCTGCCTCCCCGATCACTACCAA GCAGATTGGAGTAGCCTACGTTACAGCAACCAGCACAGCGTTGGCAACAGCAGTCGGACTCAACCTCTACACAAAG AAAGCTCCTCCTCTTGTGGCTCGCTGGGTCCCCTTTGCAGCGGTGGCAGCAGCCAACTGTGTTAACATTCCTATGATGAGGCAACA GGAAATTCTGAATGGCATCGCTGTCACAGATGAAAATGGGAACAAACTGGGCCACTCTACG AAAGCGGCAGTTAAAGGCATCGCACAGGTGGTCATCTCTCGGATCACCATGGCCGCACCAGGAATGA TTGTCCTCCCCATCATCATGCAGAGGCTGGAAAAGTACAAGTTCATGCAG aGAATCACATATCTCCACGGACCAATTCAAGTGATGATGGTGGGCGTGTT tttgatCTTCATGGTGCCGGCTGCCTGCTCCCTGTTCCCTCAGAGATG CTCCATTGCCGTGTCGAAGCTGGAGCCGGAGCTGAGGGACTCCATCAGGTCTCAATATGGAGACAGCGTACAACAGGTCTACTTCAACAAAGGCCTCTGA